Within the Setaria viridis chromosome 3, Setaria_viridis_v4.0, whole genome shotgun sequence genome, the region CAGAACATTCATGCTGTATCCTCAAACAACCCATGTGGTTACACTGTGTGATTGGATACCAGAAAACCAGACACCCCATGCTTATTAACTGCTGTGAAAAGGTGCCTCAATTTGCTGAATGGTCGCTTTGAAACTGGTATGAAACAAAATTTCATCCCCCGAAAgttacaagaaaaagaaaacaggtAGCCGCCTCATCTCATTTGTCATCTAACAAAATGGAGGTAGACGCCGTTAGTGATGACAGCTCTTCTTGTGTTGCAGATCCAAAGCCTTGCCATCTTATTCTTCCTTGGCGATCAATCAGGTATATGTACCTGCAGTTCAAGAATTGAACTACCTTATACTGACAGAATAGTGTAAGGTGTAAGGTATATCTACTTTTAGCTTCTACCAAACGACCAAAGGGAAAGGAATGCTGTTACCCGGTGAGAAGGTTTATAATCTGAAGCTTCTTTCGGAAGTCATAATGGTCCCCAAAAGCATACACAATATGTCTTTGAGGATTGTTTGATTTCCTCATCACCTTCAGGAATGCTTGTCTCACAGGACTCGATGATAATAGCCAAGAATCTATAAATGAGACCTGGAACATAACATATTTCCCTTTCAGCTCAGTGCTTGGAATATTGTAAGGTGTTCCCCCCCTCAGCACTATCCAAAGCTTAAAGGTTAATTACTTAATTAACAAAGGATTAACAGCACTATTCTCTTTTTACTATCACATGccattaaaatattaaataaacaATTGTGCTGACTCTGATATGCAATAAACAAGCATTAAGGGTAGTTAAAAAATCTAACCACAGTTTGATAGTAAAAATAAGGGAATCATGTAAACTAGAGCATCTTAGTATTTTCACTATCTGTAATGACAATTAGAGCTTAATTTGAATTCTGTTAGTGGGGTACATAAGAAGATATTGGTGATAGAAGATTAGCAAAAAGAGCTTGATCATGAATTTCTTTACAGTTACTGAATACATCAAGCACCATCCAATATCTTCtttcatttattttgatttgaaTACTGTTACTGGTACTTTGCATTGAACACAAAACCAGGAATTATTATGTATTGATACCTCATAAACATGAATGTTCTTGTCAGCACCGAATGCATCCAGGAAAGGTGAGCTCCATGATTCGGCCATTTTCTGTTAGCAAAAGGCACACCCAAATAGCTGTTGAATCACTAAGGTTCATTTAGCATATAAGCTTAAACACAAACAATCAATGTGATGCAAATTACGATGTAAAAAGAAATATGAAACCTAGACCAATTATATATCTTTTCTAACAAATTAATTAGAAGGCAACACAAACTAAGAATGTATATCATATCGGAGCAGAGAATCTGGATATCAGTACATGAAATACTGAGCCATGAAAAAATGAGAGAGCCACAAATCAAGCATATTAGAGAGGATGTAAAAAAGATCTGAGCATCTGTAATCCTAAGTAACATGCCTTTTAGGGGCATCAAACAAAGTGCACAtacatttagggggtgtttgggaataccctgctaaactttagcacctgtcacatcggatgtttggatgctaattaggagtattaaacataggctaattataaaactaattgcacagatggagtctaattcgcgagacgaatctattaagcctaattagtccatgatttgacaatgtggtgctacagtaaccattgctaatgatggattaattaggcttaatagattcgtctcgcgaattagcacagtggttctgcaattagttttataattagctcatgtttagtcctcctaattagtatctgaacatccgatgtgacactgctaaagtttagcaccaggtatccaaacaaccccttaaTAGCACACCGTCAGCATTTGGCCAATCAATCCGCAATCAACATGCACTGGTGGGCACAGTACTCTACACTGAATTGTTCGCTACCATGGTGAGAGAAGTTGTAGCTGGATGCCTGGATGTCATGTCTTGCCTAAAAATTTGACCAGGAGCAACTAAAAGTTCTTATCTGCATTTAGTGGGCTTGCTGAAGTAGTTGGTACAAATTGAACCTGAATGGCAGAGGATAAGAGCTTCTGAAAACAATGCTACCAGGCCAGGAAGCTAGATCAATGCAGGATGCATTTTAATCATGGGATGTACACAATACAAAGCTTTCTGGATGAAGTGTTATAACAGATACATGACCAGTGATTTGTTAACTCTTGATTTGTCACAGATACACATAAAACCAAAGCCTATCCGGTCAAAATCCATATGATCCTAGGTATATGTATCAAGCAAGTATACCATAGTTTTTAAAGCGTTAAGGCGAGGCGAGCCGAGGCGAGCCACCACCACCTAATCGCCTAGGCAGGCTAAGGCGACACCTTAGGCGAGGCGAGCCACCACCACCTTGTCGCCTAGGCAACGCCTTAAAAACACTGAAGTATACATTAACTTAAGAGGTGTAGCGGTAGAATTTTGCAAATGTAATGGAAACCAAACAGTTGGAGTGCACACCACCATGGTTGCAAACCAAGCAGATGTAAACTACAGGGTTTATCAAGCAAAAGCAGC harbors:
- the LOC117850660 gene encoding uncharacterized protein isoform X2 — translated: MSRGYFADISEIRKNQGKIATASKAIIPEADAAEFPDLVVESPDGGALHLPLVAPAPEDDGGEAGVGVIPDASLVCLSFRASSQKMAESWSSPFLDAFGADKNIHVYEVSFIDSWLLSSSPVRQAFLKVMRKSNNPQRHIVYAFGDHYDFRKKLQIINLLTGYIYLIDRQGRIRWQGFGSATQEELSSLTASTSILLDDK